TCCAACTGGCCATTCATCCAGAAATTGGTGTGATTGACCAACGTTGCTATGGTTGCGGCCGGTGTATCCCCATTTGTCCCCACAACCGAATTGTGACTCGCTCTTACATTTCCATGCCTCAAACCCTTGTTCCTCAACTTGTCGAGGCAGGGATTGATGCCTTAGAAATTCATACCCAGACCTCCCATTATACAGACTTCAAGCGTCTTTGGCAAGCGATCGCACCGCACACGGCATCCCTGCGGTTAATCGCCATTAGCTGTCCAGACGGCGATCGCCTCATCGACTATCTATGGTCTCTCCATGAACTCGTGCAACCCCTGCCCTGTCCTGTAATCTGGCAACTGGATGGTCGTCCCATGAGTGGGGATATCAGCTCCGGAACCACCCACCGTACCATCAAACTCGCCCAAAAAGTTATGGAATCCGGATTTCCAGGAGCCTTACAACTGGCAGGAGGAACGAACGACTATACCGTTCCCAAGCTCAAAAGCCTAGGACTCTTGGGAACCCCAGAGACAAACAAGCTTGGATCGACCTCATACCCATTGACCGATCTAAAATCCCCCATTATAGGTGTTGCCTATGGTAGTTATGCTCGTGTCCTACTCTCTCCCATTTTGGAACCCTTGGAGCCATCGGAAACCCAAACCGAATCTTTCCAGGGATTGGCCTATCCCCATATAGAAGACCATCCTGACCTTCTCTGGGCTGGGGTCAAGTTAGCCCATACCCTAATCTCTCAACTCAAACCCCCGCCCCCCTAAGCCAATCCTATTCCCCTATTAAATATCGATTTTATGAACGCTTTTGAACTGCCTCGGATACCTGAATCCTCCAACACTCAAATGCCCAAACAACCCTCGATGGATATGGCCGACGACTTAAAGCAATTGCTCGACATTTTACCGGTGACCATCCGCCACAATTTAGACAACCATACCAACTGCGGTCAACTGATTGAAGTTGTCCTGGATTTAGGTCGTCTCCCAGAGGCTCGATTTCCCAAACAAGCGGCTGAGTATATTACCGAAACTCCCGTAAGCCGAGAAGATATTCAATACTGTTTAGATCGAGTCGGTCACTTTGGTGGCGATAACCGGGCGGGTATCGAACAAACCCTGCATCGGATCAGTGCCATTCGCAACCGTACCGGAGACATTATTGGCTTGACCTTACGGGTGGGTCGAGCCGTCTTTGGCACGATTGGTATGATTCGGGATTTAGTCGAGCGTGGACAATCGATTCTAATGCTGGGTCGTCCCGGTGTGGGCAAAACTACGGCGCTGCGGGAAATTGCCAGGGTATTGGCCGATGAACTTGATAAGCGCGTCGTGATTATTGACACCTCTAATGAAATTGCGGGTGATGGAGATATTCCCCATCCTGCCATCGGTCGCGCTCGACGGATGCAAGTGGCTCGTCCAGAACTTCAGCATCAAGTGATGATTGAAGCCGTGGAAAACCACATGCCCGAAGTGATTGTGATTGATGAAATCGGCACGGAACTAGAGGCCTTAGCCGCTCGGACGATCGCCGAACGGGGAGTCATGTTAGTGGGAACCGCTCACGGGAATCAACTGGAAAACCTGATTAAAAACCCGACTCTTTCCGATTTAGTCGGTGGCATTCAAGCCGTTACCCTAGGCGATGATGAAGCTCGGCGACGGGGGTCACAAAAAACAGTTTTAGAGCGCAAGTCCCCCCCTACGTTCGAGATTGCCATTGAAATGCAAGAGCGTCAACGGTGGATTGTCCACGAACAAGTTGATGACATGATCGATGGTTTATTGCGCGGCCGACAACCGACTCCCCAAGTGCGTACCGTCAATGAGCAAGGGGAAGTGGTGATTAGCCATGAAACCACAGA
This sequence is a window from Roseofilum reptotaenium CS-1145. Protein-coding genes within it:
- the ldpA gene encoding circadian clock protein LdpA; this encodes MTQLYPALNSIGDRRWFKLICGASYQHIPAIRNLTLAYTLAGADCIDVAADPAIVAVVQEAIFAARKLKTETWQRQLGQPGKTHDPLIMASLNDGEDPHFRKAEFDPSSCPPDCPRPCEAVCPAQAIQLAIHPEIGVIDQRCYGCGRCIPICPHNRIVTRSYISMPQTLVPQLVEAGIDALEIHTQTSHYTDFKRLWQAIAPHTASLRLIAISCPDGDRLIDYLWSLHELVQPLPCPVIWQLDGRPMSGDISSGTTHRTIKLAQKVMESGFPGALQLAGGTNDYTVPKLKSLGLLGTPETNKLGSTSYPLTDLKSPIIGVAYGSYARVLLSPILEPLEPSETQTESFQGLAYPHIEDHPDLLWAGVKLAHTLISQLKPPPP
- a CDS encoding R3H domain-containing nucleic acid-binding protein; its protein translation is MDMADDLKQLLDILPVTIRHNLDNHTNCGQLIEVVLDLGRLPEARFPKQAAEYITETPVSREDIQYCLDRVGHFGGDNRAGIEQTLHRISAIRNRTGDIIGLTLRVGRAVFGTIGMIRDLVERGQSILMLGRPGVGKTTALREIARVLADELDKRVVIIDTSNEIAGDGDIPHPAIGRARRMQVARPELQHQVMIEAVENHMPEVIVIDEIGTELEALAARTIAERGVMLVGTAHGNQLENLIKNPTLSDLVGGIQAVTLGDDEARRRGSQKTVLERKSPPTFEIAIEMQERQRWIVHEQVDDMIDGLLRGRQPTPQVRTVNEQGEVVISHETTENGLAIQRPTGRRSGHHGQSNHLTPVPLSNSAVGETQGWSKAQGVKGWRSQGHMFPVSNDSKYASFPQAVSPEQESFHQMLEDSFSRTGEQERPTGPNGEDWPLHIYPYGISRHQLEQVIRTLNIPVLLTKDIDGADAVLALRSHLKNQGKLKQMARSRHLPVHTLKSNTVPQMIRTLQRLLDLDTSHVNEAIDLNLFAHSGAEDELEALEEARLAVEQIVIPKGQPVELLPRSGKVRKMQHELVEHYRLKSDSFGEEPNRRLRIYPA